The Myxococcus virescens genomic sequence TGCTCGCGGGCATCGCCGCGAACCCGGCACAGCGGCTCATCGAGCTGCCGGTGCTTCCGGCGAATGAGCGTCAGCGCATCCTGCGTGACTGGAACCAGGCCCGGCTGGACGTGCCGCCGGGCACGTGCATCCATCACCTCATCGAGGCGCACGCAGCGCGCACACCCGACGCCATCGCCGTCACCGACCCCGAACGCCGGCTCACCTACGCACAACTGAGCGCGAAGGCCAACCAACTGGCGCACCACCTGCGCTCCGTGGGCGTGGGGCCCGAGCGAATCACCGGCGTCTTCCTGGACCGCTCCGTGGACATGGTGGTCGCGGTGCTCGCCGTCCTCAAGGCGGGCGGCGCCTACGTGCCGCTGGATCCGTCGTATCCGCCTGAGCGCACGGCGCTGATGCTCGCGGACAGCCGACCCGCGGTGCTCGTCACCCGGCAGGGACTCGCGTCCCTCCTGTCCGCGCCACTGCCACCCGTGGTGGCCATCGACACGGAAGCGGACGCCATCGCCGCGATGCCCACGACGACGCCCGAGGGCGGCGCGAGCCCGGAGCACCTCGCCTACGTGGTCTACACGTCAGGCTCCACGGGCCGCCCCAAGGGCGTGATGATTTCGCACCGGAGCTTCGCCAACGCCTACCTCGCCTGGGAGCGGGACTACCGGCTGCCCGAGTCGCGCGCCCACCTCCAGATGGCGAGCTTCTCCTTCGACGTGTTCTCCGGCGACCTCGCCCGGGCGCTCGGCTCAGGGAAGACGCTGGTGCTTTGCCCGCGCGAATGGCTGCTCGAGCCCGAGAAGCTCTACGGCTTGATGCAGCGCGAGCAGGTGGACAGCGGCGAGTTCGTCCCCGCCGTGGTCCGACTGCTGATGGGGTACCTCCAGGAGCACGACCTGCGGCTGGACTTCATGCGCCTGCTCATCGTCGGCTCGGACACCTGGGACATGCGCGAGTACCACCAGCTCCGCGGCCTGTGCGGACCGGACACGCGGCTGGTGAGCTCCTACGGCCTGAGCGAAGCCACCATCGACAGCACGTACTTCGAACAGCCCGAGCCCACGCCCAGCGAGCAGATCGTCCCCATTGGCCAGCCCTTCGCCAACACGCAGATGTACCTGCTGGACAGCGCGATGCAGCCGGTGCCCATCGGCATCTCGGGAGAACTCTTCGTGGGCGGTGACGGGCTCGCGCGTGGCTACTGGGGCCAGGCGAACCTGACCGCCGAGCGCTTCGTGCCCGATCCCTTCAGCGCCACACCGGGCGCCCGCCTGTACCGCACGGGCGACCTGGCCCGCTATACGGAGGACGGCACCCTCGCCTTCATCGGCCGCAACGACACGCAGGTGAAGATTCGCGGCCACCGCATCGAGCTGGATGAAATCAAGGCGAAGCTGCTGGAGCACTCCGCGGTCCAGGCCGTGGAGCTGCTCGTCCACGAGGACGCCGGCAACAAGCAGCTCGTCGCCTACCTCACGCTCACGGCGCCAGACGTGGCCACGGCCGATGACTTGCGGCAGCACCTCAAGAGGCACCTGCCGCCGTACATGGTGCCCGCGGCCTTCGTCATCCTGGCCGCCTTCCCACTCACCCCCAACGGCAAGGTGGACCGCAAGGCCCTGCCCGCGCCCGAGAGCGTCCGCCGCGACGCGCAGGACGGCTTCGTCGCTCCGCGCGACGAGGTGGAGACCCGGCTCGCGGCCATCTGGGAGGAGCTGCTGGCGGTGCGCCCCATCGGCGTGCACGACAACTTCTTCGACCAGGGCGGCCATTCACTTCTGGCCGTCCGGCTGATGGTGCGAATCCGTGAGCAGTTCGGCCGCGCCCTTCCGCTGTCGGTCCTCTTCCAGAACCCGGCGCTGGAGCAGCTCGCCAAGGCGATTCACGAAGAGGCTTCGCCCGCGCCATGGTCGCCGCTGGTGACGCTCCAGCCGGGAGCAGGCCGCGCCGCCCTGTTCTGCGTCCCGGGCGCCGGTGGAAACGCCGTCTACCTTCGCGAGCTGGCCCAGGCCCTGGGCCCCACCCTGCCGGTGCATGCCTTCCAGGCGCGCGGGCTGGATGGACGGGCGGAGCCGCACCGCTCCGTAGAGGAGATGGCCGCGTGCTACATCGAAGCGCTCAAGCAGGTGCAACCGCAGGGGCCATACCACCTGCTGGGCCACTCCTTCGGTAGCTGGGTCGCCTTCGAGATGGCGCAGCAGCTCCGGAAGCAGGGCGAGTCGATTGCCTTCCTGGGCATCCTCAACACCACCGTCCCGGTGAACGAAGCCTCGCCGAGCGAGGCGCCCCCGTTCGACGACGCGGACTGGATGGCCTCCGTCGCGAGCACGGCGGGCCGTCTCTACGGCGTGGACCTGGGCATCTCCTCCGAGGCGCTCCGGCCGCTGTCTGCCGAAGCGCGCCGAGAGTACCTGACCCGCGGGTTGGTCCAGGCGGGACTCCTCCCCGACGGCGCGGACAGCCAACAGGTCCAAGGGTTCATCGACGTCTACAAGGCCGCGTACGCGATTGACTACGTCCCCCGGAACACGCTCCCCATTCCCGTCGCCCTCTTCCGGGCCCAGGAGCGGCACGAGGAAGACGGCATCGTCCCCGAGTCCTTCGCGGACGACCCGAGCTGGGGCTGGGGCCGCCACGCCTCCACGGCTGTCACGCCCGTGACGGTGCCGGGAGACCACATGACGATGCTGGCCGCGCCGCACGTCCAGGTGCTGGCGGAGCACGTGCGCCAGGGCCTCGTCCGGGCCGGAGCCATTCGATGACGGCGGCGCCGTCCTTCCCCATGAAGTCCGCCGTCGTCATCTGGCTGGGACAGGTCCTGTCACTGCTGGGCTCGGGGCTGACGAGCTTCGCGCTCGGCGTCTGGACGTACAAGACGACGGGCGACGTGACGCAGTACGCGCTGGTCATGCTCTCCGCGACGCTGCCCGCCATCCTGCTCGGGCCGGTGGCCGGAGCGCTCGTGGACCGCTGGAACCGCCGCTGGGTGCTGGTGCTCAGCGACGCGGCTGCCGGCTTGTCGAGCCTCGTGCTGGCGCTGTTGCTGTTCAATGGCTTGCTCCAACCCTGGCACGCCTACGTCACGACCGCCGTGGTGTCGACGGCCAGCGCGTTCCAACAGCCGGCCTTCTCCGTGCTCGTCTCCACGGTGGTGCCGCCGCAGCATCTGGGTCGGGCCAACGGATTGGTGCAGGTCGGGCTCGCGTTCTCTCAACTGGTGGCACCCATGTTGAGCGCCACCCTGATGGAGCTCATCGAACTCAAGGGCATCCTGCTCATCGATGCGACGACGCTCGTGCTCGGCGCGCTGCCCCTGCTCCTGGCACGAATCCCCCGGGAGCACCTCGTGTCGTCGTCCGGTGAGGATCGGGTGCCGCTGCTCGATGCGATTCGGGCTGGCGGTGCCTACCTGCGCGCCACCCCAGGACTCCTGGCGCTCATTGGCTTCCTCGCGGCCAGCAACTTCCTGACCGGCACGGTCGAGGTCCTCGTCACCCCGCTGGTCCTGTCCTTCGCGGACGTGCGCACCCTGGGCGCGCTCACCACCGCGGGTGGCGTGGGCATGTTGGCGGGCAGCCTGGTCATCAGCGCCTGGGGCGGCCCCAAGCGACTGGTGAATGGCTTGCTCGGGTTCCAGCTCACCTGTGGACTCGCGCTCATCTGCGTCGGGCTGGCCACCTCCGTTCCCGTGCTGGCCGGTGTCGCCTTCGCGTTCTTCTTCGGCCTCCCCATCATCAACGGTTCCAGCCAGACGCTCCTCCAGCGCATCGTGCCCCTGGCGCTGCGCGGCCGTGTCTTCGCTTTCACCAGCACCATCACCGGGGCCATGTTGCCGCTGGCGTACACGATCGCCGGGCCGCTGGCGGACCACGTTTTCGAACCCGCCATGGCCTCGGGAGGAAAGCTCGTCCCCCTGCTGGGTGCGTTCGTCGGCGAGGGCCCGGGCCGAGGCATCGCCTTGATGTTCCTCATCTCGGGCGTGCTGGCGGTCCTCATGACGCTGCTGTCCACGCTCTACCGCCCGCTGCGTGAGCTGGAGGCGCCCCTACAGGACGCGCCTTCCGCCGAACCCGCGGCGAGCCCCTGAACCCTCCCCTCTTCCCACGACTTCCCAAGGAGACCCGCCATGCCGAGTCCCAGCCGTTCCGTGCAGACCCTGACCGACCTGCTGCGCTGGCGCGCCTCGAACCAGACCGAGGCCCGCGCATATACGTTCCTCCAGGATGGTGAAGGCCAGGAGACCACCTGGACCTATGGCGAGTTGGATCGCCAGGCCCGCGCCATTGCCGCGGCGCTGCAGGAGCACAAGGGCGCTGGCGAGCGAGCGCTGCTGCTGTATCCACCGGGGCTCGACTACATCGCGGCGTTCTTCGGCAGCCTGTACGCGGGCGTGGCCGCGGTGCCAGCCTATCCTCCCGCGCAGCTCCAGGCCGTCACGCGCATCCTCTCCATCCTCCTGGATGCGAAGCCGCGCTTCGCGCTCACCACGCGCGAAATCCTGGAGAGCGTGAACGCGCTGGCCGAGGCCTACCCCGTGCTGAAGGACATCCGCTGGATTGCCACGGATGCGCTGGAGGAAGGGCTGGAGGATGGCTGGAAGCGCCCCGCCATCACCGGCGACACGCTGGCCTTCCTCCAGTACACGTCAGGCTCCACGTCGACACCCAAGGGCGTGATGGTGCTGCACCGGAACCTGATGTCGAACGAGGAGATGATCCGGCAGGGATTCAGCCACGACGACCCGCCGACGATATGCGGCTGGCTGCCGCTGTACCATGACATGGGGCTCATCGGCGCGGTGCTCCAGCCGATGTACCTGGGCGCGCACTCCATCGTGATGTCCCCGTGGTCCTTCCTGCAGCGCCCCATCCGCTGGCTGAACACCATCACGAAGTACCGTGCGACGACGAGCGGCGGGCCCAACTTCGCCTACGCGCTCTGCACGCGAAAGGTGAAGCCGGAGCAGCTCGCTTCGTTGGACCTGAGTTCGTGGCGCGTCGCCTTCAATGGCGCGGAGCCCGTGCGGGCGGAGACGCTGGCGGAGTTCGCGGACACCTTCGCGCCCACCGGCTTCCGCCGGGAGGCCTTCTATCCCTGCTATGGCCTCGCGGAGGCGACGCTCTTCGTGTCGGGAGGCATCACCTCCGAGCTGCCACGCCACCTCACCGTGGATTCGGCAGCGCTCGAGCAGAACCGCGCCGTGGCTGCACCGCCGGGCCCGTCCGCGCGGACGCTCGTCAGCTCCGGGCGGAGCTGGGGTGACAGCCTCATCCGCATCGTGAATCCGGAGACGCTGGTGGCGTGCGCACCGGGCGAGGTGGGCGAAATCTGGACGGCCGGCCCCCACGTCACTCACGGCTACTGGGGACGCGAGGAGATGAACGCGGAGACCTTCCAGGCGCGCATCCAGGGCAGCGAGGAAGGTCCCTTCCTGCGTACCGGCGATTTGGGCTTCATGATTGACGGCGAGCTGTATGTCACCGGCCGCATCAAGGACCTCATCATCGTCGACGGCCGGAACCACTACCCGCAGGACCTCGAGCTGACGGCCGAGAGCCAGCACCCGGCGCTCCGTCCTGGCTGCTCGGTGGCGTTCTCCGTCGACCATCCCGAGGGCGAGCGGCTGGTGGTGCTAGTGGAGGTCAGCGCCCGCTTCGTGCCCTCTGAACAGGGTGATGGCGCCCAGGCCCTGAACGGGAGCGCGCTCCAGAAGACCATCCGGCAGGCCGTGGCCGCAGCACACTCCGTGGACGTCCATGAGGTCGTCCTGCTCCAACAGGGCGAGGTCCTCAAGACGTCCAGCGGCAAGGTCCAGCGGCGCGCCTGCCGAACGAAGTACGTGGAGGGCAGCCTCCAGCGCTGGGCCGCGTAGTCTGTCCTGTGCGGATTGATGAAGCAGTCCCTCGCTACCTGCGAGGGCCGAGCACGATGATGGCCATTCCCAGGATGGCGACGAGCGCGCCCACGAGGTCCCACGTCGTGGGCCGCTCCCCTTCCACGAGCCACAGCCAGACGAGCGCCACGGCGATGTACACCCCGCCGTAAGCCGCATAGGTGCGGGCCGCGCCTGTCGGGTGCAGCGTCAAAAGCCACGCGAAGGCCGCGAGGCTCCCCGCCGCGGGCACGAGGAGCAGGGGCGACTTCCCCTGACGGAGCCAGAGGTAGGGCAGATAGCAGCCCACCACCTCGGCCACCGCGGTGAGAACGAAGAGCCCGAAGGCGTACAGCAGATGCACGGCGAGGAACCTTTCGTGAAGCGCGGTCGAGGTGCTGCCGCGGCGCCAAGCCCATGCTTCGAGCCTTCCATCAATCCCCCGTACTTCCCAGTCCCGAACCTGGACCTCTGGTATCGGCTCACCCGCGGACACTCCAGCAGCGAATCGGACTCGCGGGCCTGCTCGCACCTTGTATGCGCGCGGCGGCTGAGGCATCCGGAGGGAGGCGGGAAACAGCACCCGCGCCTTCCGGGAACGGCCCGCGCCGCTCCCCCCTGGACATCCCACCGGGTACCCGCGACATGACGCTCATCCCGCCGCCAGCGGTCCAGGACACAGCCCCTCGCAAGAAACGGTGGCCGCGCGCCGTCGCGTGGACCCTGGGCGCACTCGTGGTGCTGGAAGTCTCCATCAACGTGGCGCTCAACGTAGGCGCCGTTCAAGCCATCATGCGCCAGTCCACCAGCCGGACTGAGCTCGCATGGAAGCGCGCGTGGTGGCTCTGGCCTTTCGGACAGCTCCACCTCCGCGACTTCACGCTGACCCAGCAGAATCAAAACCAGTGGTGGCAGGTGAACATGGACGCGTTGGAGGCCAACGTGTCGCTGACCGCCCTGCTGCGCAAACGCGTGGACGTGCAGCGCATCGACGGGCATGGCGCGCGGTTCCGGATTGAACCTTCATTCGGCATCGAGAAGGAACCGCCACCGGGCCCGGACTACCGCCCGTGGGTCATCCAACTGGCCGACGTAACGGTCCACGAGGTTCGCGAGTTGGACTTCGGCCGGGTCCGCTTCGTGGGGAACCTGGACGTGCAAGGCTCGCTGGACATCAAGGGCCGGGAGCGCATCCACGTCGAGACGCCTTCGATTCGCGTGGTCTCCGGTGCCATGGAGTTCGACCGGAAACCTGTCACCCGGCTGGAGCGCCTGGAGGCCAAGGCACAGCTCGAGGTCCCCTTCACGGAAGACCAGGGCTGGGACCTCTCACGGGCGCTCAGCGCACAGGTGACGAGCCAGATGGAGCTGCTCCCACTGGACTGGCTGAACGAGCACCTGGGGTCGAACAACGCCGTCTCCGTGAAAGGGGGCGAAGGCAAGGTGGACCTGGACCTCCACCTCAAGGACGGCGGGCTGGCCGATGACAGCCGCATTGACGTCCAGGGCCAGGAGTTGAACGTGCGGGCCGGTCCCATCCGAGCGCGTGCGCCCTGGGCCCTCAAGGCCTCGCTGACGTCGGAGAGCCCGGACACGCGGAAAGGGACCGCAACGCTCACCTTTGCGCCCGTGCGAGTGTCCGGTCCCGAGGGCACGGGTGCAGAGGTCCCTGAAATCACCATCACCGTCCTCGCGCGTCGCAGCGCGGAGCAGTCGGACTGGGAGCTGGAGCCGGACCTCCGCGTGGCCAGGAGCCGGCCGCTGGACTTGAGGATGCTCAATCCCTGGCTGGCGCGGACGATGGAAATCGACTCCGGGTTCATGACGGTGCAGAGCCGGGAGCGGTCGAAGTCCGCGAAGGCTCAGGACTCGCTGCGGCTGAGCGTGGACTCCGACCTCGTCTCCGGACGCATGGGAAGCGTCAAGGTTCTGTTGCGTGCCGAGGCGGACGTGGACGCCCGGAACATGTCGTGGGACACGAAGTCCCTGACACTGACGGGGACGACGCTCCGGCTGACGAACGTGTCCACGAATGGCCCCGTGCCCATTCGCGCTTGGAGCGGCGTCTTCACCCTGCCCCAGGCCCGACTGTCCCTGTCGCCGACAGTGCTGTCGGCGCGCTTCGCCAGCAAGCTCACGGACACACAGCCTGTCGCCGCGCTGCTCACGTCCGCGAAGAATCTGCCGCGCTTCCTGACGTCCCTGCTCAACATCCGGGACGTCACGGTGACGGGCCGGGTGCAGATTGACGAGGGAGGGCTCCAACTGCGCGAACTGCAGGCAGAAGGAGAGGGCTTCTCCCTGCGAGGACACCTGGACCTCGCAGGCGGAGAGCTACAAGGCGCGCTCCTGGCGACCCTGGGCGCCCTCACCGGCGGAATCGAATTCAAACCCGGCCGACAGGACCTGCACCTGCTGAACGCGAAGCAGTGGTTCGCGAAACAGCCCGAACCTCCGTTCCGGTAGGCGGGGAGATGCGCAGCTCGCCTGCGGAGGTATTCCTCGCAAGCGAGAGTGGCTCACGGGCTCGCTCCGCCACCTCCGCCATTTCGAGACAGCGTCACGCATCTCGAACTTCTCCTCCAGGCTGCTGGGGCTGGCGGCCGTCCGCCGGAACACACGCCTGAGTCCGGGGCGAAACGGAACCCTGGCATTCCAAGGTGACTGTTGGACCGCGGGCGACGCGGGTGCACCGCGAGCTGACGCCTATCCAGGGAGCGCCCTCCAGGCACGGGGATGGGAGGCGAACACCCGGGGCCGTGGCAAGGCATGGGGTGCCCAGGTGATGGCCCCGCCTCCTCTCTGTATCGTCCCCATTGCCCGCCACGAGCCATGTGGTATAGAGCCGCCCCGAAGCGCGAAGTACCCGCCCCGTTACCAAAGCTGTTGCACGGACACCGGGCGAGCAGGTAGGAAGGCAGTAGAAGTTCCGCAGTAAAAGCCGTAGGTTGCATCCCACTTACGGCCAGGTAGCTCACCTGGTTAGAGCGGCGGTCTCATAATCCGCAGGTAGTCAGTTCAAGTCTGACCCTGGCCACTACCCCGGCGTCACCTTCACGGTGACACCGGGGTTTTTCTTTTCAGGGCCCCTTCTCCAGCATCCACACGTGGCCGTCCGGGTCCTTGAACGTCGCGGAGTAGCCCCAGGGCTTCTGGCTCGGCTCGGCGGCGACTTCGGCGCCAGCCTCCCGCGCCTTGGCGATGAGCGCCTCGATCTGCGCCTCCGTCTCCAGGGACAGGCTCAGGATGCACTCCGAAACGCCCTGCTCCGCGACCTTGTTGCCCCCCGCCACCCAGCCGAAGCCTCCGGTGGGGATGAGCATCAGGCTGACGCCCGCGTTGAGCGTGAAGTGGACGGGCTCGGGCATCGTGCCGTCCGCCGTCTCGACGACGAGGCGGAAGTCGAGTCCCTCTCGGTAGAAACGAAAGGCCCGCTTCAGGTCCCGCGTCGGCAGACTCACGACGACATGGGGACCGCGCGGTGCCGGATCCTTCGGAGAAGCTTGCGATGCCACGATGACCTCCAGGGATGGGTTCCTGCGAGTGAGACGCCCCACCGCCCCCGGAATCATCGCCTCCCCCCACGAAAAAAGGCCGGGGCTCGACGGCTCCCCGGCCCTGGAACAACTTACTGGCAGTCGCTCAGCGGGAAGACGTAGTCACGGCGCGGCGTCTGGCCGGGGTCCTGGTTGATGGCCGCGACGCTCAGCTCGCTGTAGTTCACCGTCGTGCTGCTGCCGATGACCATCTGCGTCTTCTGCACGCGCGTGGTGGACAGCACCACCTTGCCAATGGTGCCGCTCGGCTCGATGCGGTAGCAGTTCATGATGCGCGGGTCCACCGTCGACCGGCGGCACTGGTTGTACTGCCCCAGAATCTCGCGCTTCGTGTACGTGCAGCGACAATCCCAGGGGTCGTACTCCTCGGAGACGTACGCGGCCTCGAAGCCGGTCGCCGTCTGGACGACCTCCAGGTGCGTGCCGCCCTGGAACTCGTCACAGCGCAGCACCACGTCGCCCACGGCGCCCTGCTTCACTTCCGCCGTCTCGGCAACCACCTCGGCCTCGGGCGGCGGGTCCTGCGGCTGGGCACCGTTGCAACCCGCGCCCATGAGGGCGCTCATCAAAATCATCGCGGAGAAACGAATGGGGGAACGCATTCCAGCTCCTGAAGAAAGGTCCGGGTCATCCCAGACCTCTCACATGGGAGCTTTTCCCGTGATGAAGCGCAATACACTTCTCCGTCACATCGCCCCATTCGCACTGCGCGTCCCAGCCGTCAGGACATCCGGAGCGCCGTCCACAGCGACAGGGCGCCGAAGATGAAGAAGAGGCTGGCGGCGGCCCACCGCACCCAGCTCATCTGCACCCGCCCGGCGAGCCGGTCCCCCAGGAACACAGCCAGGCCGTCCGACAGCATCATCCCGGCCGTGGTGCCCAGCGTCACCGTGATGGGCGCCTGATAACGCGCGGCCACGGCCATGGTGGCCAGCTGCGTCTTGTCCCCCATCTCCGCGAGGAAGAAGAGCACCACCGTGGTGAGGAACGCGCCGAAGCGCGGCGGCTTGCCGCCATCTTCATCCAGCGTGTCCGGCTTGAGCGTCCACAAACCGAAGCCGATGAAGAGCACCGCCAGGAGCAGCGCCATCCACTTCGCCGGCACGTGTGTGGACACCCAGCTGCCCACGCTGGACGCCAGCGCGTGATTGGCGACGGTGGCGACGAAGATGCCCGCCAGCACATGCCACGGCTTGCGAAACCGCGTGGCCAGGGAGAACGCGAGCAACTGCGTC encodes the following:
- a CDS encoding non-ribosomal peptide synthetase yields the protein MSDLLKKLAGLSPEKREAVLKKLRQQNVVAAPKEEARTPGIPRVSREQPLPLSFPQRRLWFLDQFEPGTPAYNIPEFVRLTGPLHVPSLERALNEVIRRHEVLRTTFVAKDGEPHQRILPELTLSLGVLDLSYLPDTQRESLCEELALQLAGTSFDLAAGPLLHARLVRMGDEDHVLLLVVHHIVSDGWSTGIFVQELTALYAAFSQDKPSPLPELPLQYADFAAWQQQWMQGDVLASQLDYWRQQLEGSDSALKLPTDRPRPRVRTYAGGKRSFQVAPAVAQQLKALGTQEKASLYMVLLAALQTLLHRYTREPRISVGTYIANRNRTEVEPLIGFFLNTLVMRTGLEGNPTFRELLRRVVDVTLGAYGHQDIPFEKLLEELAPSRDTSHSPFFQVMLVLQNTPTPPAELGGLRMESFSVSGEAFAQFDLTLWFSEEAGGLQGIWEYNRDLFDASTVERMVAHFQTLLAGIAANPAQRLIELPVLPANERQRILRDWNQARLDVPPGTCIHHLIEAHAARTPDAIAVTDPERRLTYAQLSAKANQLAHHLRSVGVGPERITGVFLDRSVDMVVAVLAVLKAGGAYVPLDPSYPPERTALMLADSRPAVLVTRQGLASLLSAPLPPVVAIDTEADAIAAMPTTTPEGGASPEHLAYVVYTSGSTGRPKGVMISHRSFANAYLAWERDYRLPESRAHLQMASFSFDVFSGDLARALGSGKTLVLCPREWLLEPEKLYGLMQREQVDSGEFVPAVVRLLMGYLQEHDLRLDFMRLLIVGSDTWDMREYHQLRGLCGPDTRLVSSYGLSEATIDSTYFEQPEPTPSEQIVPIGQPFANTQMYLLDSAMQPVPIGISGELFVGGDGLARGYWGQANLTAERFVPDPFSATPGARLYRTGDLARYTEDGTLAFIGRNDTQVKIRGHRIELDEIKAKLLEHSAVQAVELLVHEDAGNKQLVAYLTLTAPDVATADDLRQHLKRHLPPYMVPAAFVILAAFPLTPNGKVDRKALPAPESVRRDAQDGFVAPRDEVETRLAAIWEELLAVRPIGVHDNFFDQGGHSLLAVRLMVRIREQFGRALPLSVLFQNPALEQLAKAIHEEASPAPWSPLVTLQPGAGRAALFCVPGAGGNAVYLRELAQALGPTLPVHAFQARGLDGRAEPHRSVEEMAACYIEALKQVQPQGPYHLLGHSFGSWVAFEMAQQLRKQGESIAFLGILNTTVPVNEASPSEAPPFDDADWMASVASTAGRLYGVDLGISSEALRPLSAEARREYLTRGLVQAGLLPDGADSQQVQGFIDVYKAAYAIDYVPRNTLPIPVALFRAQERHEEDGIVPESFADDPSWGWGRHASTAVTPVTVPGDHMTMLAAPHVQVLAEHVRQGLVRAGAIR
- a CDS encoding MFS transporter, encoding MTAAPSFPMKSAVVIWLGQVLSLLGSGLTSFALGVWTYKTTGDVTQYALVMLSATLPAILLGPVAGALVDRWNRRWVLVLSDAAAGLSSLVLALLLFNGLLQPWHAYVTTAVVSTASAFQQPAFSVLVSTVVPPQHLGRANGLVQVGLAFSQLVAPMLSATLMELIELKGILLIDATTLVLGALPLLLARIPREHLVSSSGEDRVPLLDAIRAGGAYLRATPGLLALIGFLAASNFLTGTVEVLVTPLVLSFADVRTLGALTTAGGVGMLAGSLVISAWGGPKRLVNGLLGFQLTCGLALICVGLATSVPVLAGVAFAFFFGLPIINGSSQTLLQRIVPLALRGRVFAFTSTITGAMLPLAYTIAGPLADHVFEPAMASGGKLVPLLGAFVGEGPGRGIALMFLISGVLAVLMTLLSTLYRPLRELEAPLQDAPSAEPAASP
- a CDS encoding fatty acyl-AMP ligase gives rise to the protein MPSPSRSVQTLTDLLRWRASNQTEARAYTFLQDGEGQETTWTYGELDRQARAIAAALQEHKGAGERALLLYPPGLDYIAAFFGSLYAGVAAVPAYPPAQLQAVTRILSILLDAKPRFALTTREILESVNALAEAYPVLKDIRWIATDALEEGLEDGWKRPAITGDTLAFLQYTSGSTSTPKGVMVLHRNLMSNEEMIRQGFSHDDPPTICGWLPLYHDMGLIGAVLQPMYLGAHSIVMSPWSFLQRPIRWLNTITKYRATTSGGPNFAYALCTRKVKPEQLASLDLSSWRVAFNGAEPVRAETLAEFADTFAPTGFRREAFYPCYGLAEATLFVSGGITSELPRHLTVDSAALEQNRAVAAPPGPSARTLVSSGRSWGDSLIRIVNPETLVACAPGEVGEIWTAGPHVTHGYWGREEMNAETFQARIQGSEEGPFLRTGDLGFMIDGELYVTGRIKDLIIVDGRNHYPQDLELTAESQHPALRPGCSVAFSVDHPEGERLVVLVEVSARFVPSEQGDGAQALNGSALQKTIRQAVAAAHSVDVHEVVLLQQGEVLKTSSGKVQRRACRTKYVEGSLQRWAA
- a CDS encoding YnfA family protein translates to MHLLYAFGLFVLTAVAEVVGCYLPYLWLRQGKSPLLLVPAAGSLAAFAWLLTLHPTGAARTYAAYGGVYIAVALVWLWLVEGERPTTWDLVGALVAILGMAIIVLGPRR
- a CDS encoding VOC family protein, whose translation is MASQASPKDPAPRGPHVVVSLPTRDLKRAFRFYREGLDFRLVVETADGTMPEPVHFTLNAGVSLMLIPTGGFGWVAGGNKVAEQGVSECILSLSLETEAQIEALIAKAREAGAEVAAEPSQKPWGYSATFKDPDGHVWMLEKGP
- a CDS encoding TMEM165/GDT1 family protein; translated protein: MLEALVGSFVLVAASEMGDKTQLLAFSLATRFRKPWHVLAGIFVATVANHALASSVGSWVSTHVPAKWMALLLAVLFIGFGLWTLKPDTLDEDGGKPPRFGAFLTTVVLFFLAEMGDKTQLATMAVAARYQAPITVTLGTTAGMMLSDGLAVFLGDRLAGRVQMSWVRWAAASLFFIFGALSLWTALRMS